The nucleotide sequence CGTGGTGCATGCCGTGGCACAGACCGACGACACCGTCGGCACCGGCGTACTTCGTCATGGCCATGACGTTGGCGGTCATGGGGTTCGAGTAGTTGAAGAAGTGTGCCTGGGGGGCGAGGTCGACGACGTCGCGGGCGATGTCGACCAGGACCGGTGTTGTGCGGATCAACCGTGAGATGCCGCCCGGCATGATCGAGTCGCCCACGGGCTGGAAGACGCCGTGAGCCATGCACACCTCATGGTCGGTCTGCCAGGCCGGCCGCCCGCCGACGCCGACGCAGGTCACCACGAACTCCGCGCCGGGCAGCACCGATCGCCGATCGACGGACCCGCTGACGCTGATCTGCTCCTCGGCCCCACGGGCGGCGATCATCTTCTCGGCCAGGCCTACCGCCTTCGACAGCGCGACCTCGTTGACGTCGACCAGGCGGATGTCCCAGCTGCCCAGATCGCGGGCGGAGATGAGGTCGGCGAGCAGACCGCGGGTGAACACAGCACTGCCCGCACCGATCAGGACGATGCTGTGCTGCGGGGCGTGGCCGAGCGCGCGGCTCATCAGAAGTACCTCACCCTGTTGCTCAGCAGGCCGATTCCGGCCACGCCACATTCCACCAGGTCACCGTCACCGAGGAACAGCGGCGGGGTGCGGAATCCACCGCAGCCCGGCGGCGTCCCGGTGAGGATGAGGTCGCCCGGTTCCAGCGTGGTCGTCTCGGTGAGGTAGTCGAGCAGGAAGTCGATGTCGAAGATCAGGTCAGCGGTGCTGGCGTCCTGCATCAGACGGCCGTTGACCTCGGTGTAGATGCGCAGCCCGTGCGGGTCGCTGACCTCGTCCGCGGTGACCAGGGTCGGGCCGATGGGGCAGAAGGTGTCCATGCTCTTGGCCCGCGTCCACTGGCCATCGCGGAATTGCACGTCCCGCGCCGAGACGTCGTTGGCGACGGTGTAGGCCGCGATGTGGGCGCGGGTGCCGCGCTCGGAGGGCCCGCACCGGGCGCCGATGACGACGGCGAGTTCGGCCTCCCAGTCGACGTCGGTGGTGACGCTCTTGGGAATGCGGATCTCGTCGTGGGGACCGGTGATCGATGAGCTGTACTTGGCGAAGGTGAGCGGCTCGGCCGGGGCCTCGAGCCCGGTCTCGGCCGTGTGGTCGGCGTAGTTGAGACCGATGGCGATGATCTTGCCCGGCCGACGCAGCGGCGCCGCGAGCTGGGCCTCGGCCAACGAAACCCGTTGCCCCACTGGGGTAATCGCGTCGGCGTCGGCCCCGGCACGAAGCCAGCCGAGCCAGGGGTCGGCGGTCTCAGCGTCGCCGAGGGAGACCGGCTGTACCCATTGCTGGGGTCCGTCGCTGAGCAGCACGGCGGGCGTGGCGTGGTCATCGATACGCACAACGGCAAGCCGCATGCTTCAGGACTCCGTTCGAGGGGAGGACGTCGGATGCGGCTGCGCGAGCGATCGTCGCCCGCACACCGCCCGTCGAGCATAAATGAGCATTGCACTGTTGACAATGCTTGTTTCTGCTCGAAAATGACTGAATGGAACGTAATTCTCGAGGTGTTCTCGTCCGCCACGTCGAGCCGTTTCCGCCCACCGCCGGAACTCCGGGACTCGCGCAGGGCAGTTACGGACAGCGCGGCAATCTCGAACTCGTCATCCCAGATCCTCTCGACGGCTTCTGGGTGTTCTGGTTCAACGCCGACCTGGACGAGCGGCACGCCGGCGCTGCCCTTGGCCGCTGGAGCGGCGGGCTGCACGTGCCGACCCGATCGCTGCTGAACCGGGTGAGCATCGCCCAGGTTCCCTTCGGCCCGAACTTTCTGGAGGTGGCTACCGAAGGCAGCGACGGCCGGCAACGCTGGTACTGGACCCCCACCGACGGCTTCGTCCACGACGGCCCACTGCCGGACGGCCCGAGCGGGAATGGTCCGGTGGCGGTGAATGATTCGCTGATCACGGTGGCCGCGGACCGGTGCGTGGTCTCCGGCGCGTCGAACTACCCGACGCTGGATTGGGTTGCGGACGGCCCGACGATCGCCGGCGTTCGCTCCGCGAGCATTGCCGCCCTCGCCGGCAGGGTCGCTCTTGCCGTTGTGCGTTCTGACGGTGTCGGCGCACTGTTCGTGGGGGACGCGCCCGTGGTGAGGATCGAGGGCGACTGGCGCGAACTGGTGGTGGCCGGCGCCGCGGTGCGACGGTCCGAGGGCTGGCAACTGGTCGGGATCGATCAGGGCGGGATCGTCCAACTCATCACGGTCACCGACACCGATGCCACCATGGTGGTCGAGCGGGTCGAGCGGGCCGAGCTGGGCCGGCCCGAGCCGGCGGCTGCGGTAGCCGCCACGACAAGCTCGCTCGGCGAAGGCACGGTGGAGATCGTGGTGCGGCAAGCAGACCGGCTGCTGCACCTGCGCGTCAGTGGCGGCACGACGCAGGTGAGCGAGCTGACGAGCGATGTCTGGGTGGCGCTACCGCGGCCCGCGACCGTCCATCGCCGGTCGCCGTGACCTCGCTCGGCGCAGGACGTGCGGACGTGAGGCTTGTCAGGGACAACCTGACACGCGTAAGGTGCAGCCTGACACCGTCAGGGGCGCCCTGACGCCACCGCTTCCTCCGGAGGGCCGATGCCGACCACCGTGCTCCATTGTTCGTTCTGCACCAAAGCCGCCCCGCAGGTGGCCAAACTGATCGCCGGACCCGG is from Jatrophihabitans telluris and encodes:
- a CDS encoding fumarylacetoacetate hydrolase family protein, whose protein sequence is MRLAVVRIDDHATPAVLLSDGPQQWVQPVSLGDAETADPWLGWLRAGADADAITPVGQRVSLAEAQLAAPLRRPGKIIAIGLNYADHTAETGLEAPAEPLTFAKYSSSITGPHDEIRIPKSVTTDVDWEAELAVVIGARCGPSERGTRAHIAAYTVANDVSARDVQFRDGQWTRAKSMDTFCPIGPTLVTADEVSDPHGLRIYTEVNGRLMQDASTADLIFDIDFLLDYLTETTTLEPGDLILTGTPPGCGGFRTPPLFLGDGDLVECGVAGIGLLSNRVRYF